The following proteins come from a genomic window of Miscanthus floridulus cultivar M001 chromosome 2, ASM1932011v1, whole genome shotgun sequence:
- the LOC136536839 gene encoding uncharacterized protein, translated as MVSSDEGGDDLGFYDVWNRIPHFGKALDVAVEELRWLLVDAVQIMLGARPTRLGFDPTVSSYFRVIEYAKKRMSEFVGVGIYSSKSAAWMFKEFEWGEGVVSTYSTSVFLNGSMHWLELSQIVVVDMDGKTWRKIYRPCGEAISIHEAQGQLCLCTTSMFRKYQLLFWILEDYGTDNWTLKQKVTTLEIFGWDNIQFGYDIYDVNYRVIAVHLELNLIFLVGEDKKLITYDMNLRKFLVLPAQVMRYHRPN; from the exons atggtgtcctcggatgaaggcggtgatgacctcggcttctatgatgtttggaatagaattcctcattttGGAAAAGCATTggatgtagctgtggaggagctcagatggcttttggttgatgctgttcagatcatgcttggtgctcgaccga CTCGCTTGGGGTTTGATCCGACAGTCTCCTCATACTTCCGTGTGATTGAATATGCAAAGAAGAGGATGAGTGAGTTCGTAGGTGTGggcatctactcatctaagagtgcagCATGGATGTTTAAGGAATTTGAATGGGGCGAGGGTGTTGTATCCACATATTCGACAAGTGTGTTCCTTAATGGTTCTATGCACTGGCTGGAGTTGTCCCAGATAGTTGTTGTTGATATGGacggaaagacatggaggaaaatttatAGGCCATGTGGTgaagcaatctccatccatgaagctcagggtcagttgtgtttatgtacaaCTAGTATGTTCAGGAAGTATCAGCTTTTATTCTGGATCctagaagactatggtactgataactggACACTGAAGCAAAAGGTGACCACACTGGAGATATTTGGATGGGACAATATTCAATTTGGTTACGATATTTACGACGTGAACtatagagtgattgcagttcacctagaattgaatttgattttccttgttggcgaGGACAAAAAACTGATCACATATGACATGAACCTCAGAAAATTTCTTGTCCTCCCTGCCCAGGTCATGCGGTATCATAGACCTAACTAG